TCCGTTTAAATTTGATTTATAGAGGCAAAAATAGCCTAAGTGGCACCAAAATAGCCCATTAGGCCGAAGTATGCAGCCCACACACGGGCTAAACATGCAGCGGCCGGCCTGTTTACTAAAGGGGCCGTGTCCGGGCCTGGAGGCGCGGCACACGGGCCGGCACGGAATTgctcgaaatcactaattaaggagtactcgttgcaaagaacactccacttttCCAGGTCGTgataagtggcgcacatgcagtacgccacttgtcacaacctgtgagttttcccttttttctagATTCGTTTATTTAAAATGGTTTATCTtttaaaccatgcgtccaaatctcgaaacGTTTTCATTATTGGATTCctcacgtcgagatcttcaaaactagatcctatgttgataggttttgacgaacttttttttccacgaaaaaacggacgaaaaaaaccaggcaaaaaaaccaaaaccgggagcatggtttttttcttttttcgaaagaggcacgcccgtgcctctcatgaaagaaaaaccatgactctcgtggaagaaaaaaacaaaaaaacgcgtttttttcgtgtccgaaaggcacggccgtgtctctcgcgaaagcacaaccgcgcctctcgcggaagcaaaaccgtgactctcgcgaaagaaaaaaaacacttatttttttcctttctgagaggcacggccgtgactctcgcgaaagcacaaccgtgcctcttacggaagcaaaaccgtgactctcgcgaaagaaaagaaaaacagaaaacgcgtttttttttgttttcaaaaggcacgaccgtgactctcgcggaaaaaAACCGTGACTTTTGCGAaagggaaaaaatgcgtttttttcatgcaattttttttcaaaacaaatttttttgctcgaaaagctaaggaagaccggaggaaaaccaaaacgtcaaaaaaaacaaaacaatttataaagctgaaaacgcgtgcggaaaaataaaaaaacaaaatccgaaggaagcgttcagagcgcgacacgtgacgaaTGACTGAGAACGCGtcaagtgacgctgatcgttgcgaggctcccgaaggagcgctcgttaactagttgcttccCGTTAAGTAAACGTGGCATTGTGGGCCGTGGGCCGTGGGCCGTGCCAGATTTGTTCCCACGCGTCGGCCTGATTTTTCTTCCTTGTCACATGCACGGCGCGGCCCAATCCCCGACCAGACTCGTCGCTCCCTGACCCTTCCCCTCCAGCGCCGAAGCCCTAACACGCAGCTCCGGCGGCTCAGCCCGCAGTCCGCCCCCTCGCACCTTCGTCCCCAGCGCGCGCGCACCCCCACGGACGGCTCACCGGCAAGGCGCAGCCTCCTACGACCCCCCGGTTTGTATCTCCCTCTCTCGACTCCCAATACCACCCTCGTCCAATCGAATCGCGCCCTCGTCGAACCGCGGCTTACAAGGTGTTTGCTGTAATGCCTAACCCAGACGAAGCAGGCGGGGAGCCCGACGCTGCCCCACGCGGCCTTGGCCAGATGACGAGAACCAGCGGCGCGAACGGCGGCGGGCAGCAGGGGTCCGGGAAGCTCCCGCGGAAGCGCTTCTACCGGGCGCGCGCGCACAGCAACCCGCTCAGCGACTCGCACTTCCCGATCCCGATATCGCCCGACGACGTCGACCTCTCGCAGCACTACCCGCGCTACTTCCCGGCCGACAAGGGCGAGCACGGTGATGGGGACGGGGACGCGGAGGCGCCCCGGATCCGCTTCGCTGACGTCGGGTGCGGGTTTGGTGGGCTGCTCGTCGGGCTCTCGCCGCTCTTCCCCGACAAGCTCATGATTGGCATGGAGCTCAGGGACAAGGTAATTTTGATGCTCTTGCTTCAATTTGGCTTTGCTGCCTGGAAGAGTTGATGTTGAAGTGTATAGTCATAGGTAACAAGTAACAACAAGCGATTAAAACTATCATATACTCAGAACTTTTACCAAGTGCTAACTGCAAGGTCATGGACATCGATACATAGTTCATACAAAATGCATGTGCCATCCCTGGTGGAGTGCCTGATATTGCTTTGGGCATATCTCCCTTGATCCaagtaagaaaaaaaagaatgCACATTATGCATTTTATTAGTAGGCCAAATATGTGAATAGTTTATTTGATTTGTTTCTGATAATGGACATGAATTTCTGCTACACAACCATGCTTAATTTGGTATGTGATGGTATAATACCATGGATTTGTACATAGCGAAGAAGTGAAAACTTCCCCTCTTTCAAACTACTTGTTTACTCTAGTTGAGTAGTTCAAGGTTTATGATTGATTGTTTTGTTTGTCAAATTTTGATACAGGTGACTGAGTATGTCAAAGAGAGGGTTCTGGCTTTGAGAGCATCAAATCCAGGACAATATGACAACATATCCGTTGTGCGCACCAATTCAATGAAATACATTCCTAACTACTTTGGAAAGGCTCAGCTCTCCAAAATGTTCTTCCTGTTCCCTGATCCTCACTTCAAGGAGAAGAATCACCGGAGGAGGGTGATTAGCATGCATTTGCTCGATGAATATGCTTACGTGATGGAAGCGGGAGGAATCATATACACTATTACTGATGTAGAGGAGCTTGGTATATGGATGCGCACATGTCTGGAGAAACACCCACTCTTCGGAGCTGTTCCAGAGGAAGAGATAAAAGTCGATCCAGTTGTGAAGCTACTGTCTAGTGCCACCGAAGAAGGCCAGAAGGTCGCGAGGAATGGAGGGCA
The sequence above is drawn from the Triticum aestivum cultivar Chinese Spring chromosome 7A, IWGSC CS RefSeq v2.1, whole genome shotgun sequence genome and encodes:
- the LOC123148946 gene encoding tRNA (guanine-N(7)-)-methyltransferase, with the translated sequence MTRTSGANGGGQQGSGKLPRKRFYRARAHSNPLSDSHFPIPISPDDVDLSQHYPRYFPADKGEHGDGDGDAEAPRIRFADVGCGFGGLLVGLSPLFPDKLMIGMELRDKVTEYVKERVLALRASNPGQYDNISVVRTNSMKYIPNYFGKAQLSKMFFLFPDPHFKEKNHRRRVISMHLLDEYAYVMEAGGIIYTITDVEELGIWMRTCLEKHPLFGAVPEEEIKVDPVVKLLSSATEEGQKVARNGGQTFQAIFRRISLQEE